The following coding sequences lie in one Spinacia oleracea cultivar Varoflay chromosome 1, BTI_SOV_V1, whole genome shotgun sequence genomic window:
- the LOC110789234 gene encoding transcription factor RAX2, which yields MGRAPCCDKANVKRGPWSPEEDATLKNYLHKNGTGGNWISLPQRAGLKRCGKSCRLRWLNYLRPDIKHGAFTEEEDNTIISLFYKMGSRWSVIAANLPGRTDNDVKNHWNTKLKKKLFGANNNNNNNINKFNVPKIEAPFIHNPNIYQPSSSSSTPNHSFNHDHNHNLNQNLYNQFYVPIPSFSTLLAQCSTPTSPMSLLPNYTTLSNMGHPYNPVPTPTYSSPDARYMLHTPVPESVGPPEEASSVSGSSSAVYGSSLEDDPFFAELGFGLMQEVMMNSPNCGYGDQEDIKPQGLGQSVAN from the exons ATGGGAAGAGCACCTTGTTGTGATAAAGCAAATGTGAAAAGAGGACCATGGTCACCTGAAGAAGATGCAACTTTGAAGAATTACCTTCACAAAAATGGCACTGGTGGCAACTGGATTTCTCTTCCTCAACGAGCTG GTCTAAAGAGGTGTGGGAAGAGCTGCAGATTAAGGTGGTTAAATTATCTAAGGCCAGACATAAAACATGGAGCCTTCACTGAAGAAGAAGATAACACCATCATCTCTCTCTTCTATAAAATGGGAAGCAG GTGGTCAGTGATAGCTGCCAATCTACCAGGAAGGACAGATAATGATGTGAAGAATCATTGGAACACTAAGCTCAAGAAGAAGCTCTTTGGtgcaaacaacaacaacaacaacaatattaACAAATTTAATGTCCCTAAAATTGAAGCCCCTTTCATTCATAATCCCAACATTTACCAaccttcttcctcttcttcaacTCCAAATCATAGCTTTAATCATGATCATAATCATAATCTTAATCAAAATCTTTATAATCAATTCTATGTTCCAATCCCAAGCTTTTCAACATTGTTGGCACAATGTAGTACACCTACTTCTCCTATGTCATTGTTGCCTAACTACACCACACTTTCGAATATGGGTCACCCGTATAACCCGGTTCCTACCCCGACTTACTCATCACCCGACGCCCGGTACATGCTCCACACACCGGTTCCCGAGAGTGTGGGCCCTCCAGAGGAAGCTTCTAGTGTATCGGGGTCGTCGTCTGCAGTGTACGGGTCGAGTTTGGAGGATGACCCGTTTTTCGCGGAGTTAGGGTTCGGGTTGATGCAAGAAGTGATGATGAATAGTCCGAATTGTGGGTATGGTGATCAAGAAGATATTAAGCCTCAAGGACTTGGTCAAAGTGTGGCTAATTga
- the LOC110789276 gene encoding zinc finger CCCH domain-containing protein 49: protein MMMIHRQHPTVDIPPWDPPYDDPSTPIFSPQTNDYFAALKRYLPSSEFDDSDNESSDLPFDSFTCDNFRMYEFKIRKCVRGRSHDWTECPYAHPGEKARRRDPRKFHYSGTACPEFRRGSCRKGDSCEYAHGVFECWLHPARYRTQPCKDGPHCKRRVCFFAHSPEQLRVLPSLSTESPPIRLGYDSVDEVGLGGGSGLSSYTQEQLRVLPPLPESPPSYGRLGSESMNGFVGSPPMKLGFNGYSPTSVFDSFPDSPPMSPRYASPNSVNELSNAMRGLQLGKLGVGPRNLWGVQMGSPRSPRGFVCGSSCSGVSGGLCGGGSLPTTPTRNPTRSGLGLFDLWDVNIEEEVPMERVESGNGLRARMYAKLCKENSLDHDRVNSVSPGPDFGWVSELIK, encoded by the coding sequence ATGATGATGATCCATCGCCAACATCCGACGGTTGATATTCCACCATGGGACCCACCGTATGATGATCCATCCACTCCCATCTTCTCGCCACAAACAAACGATTACTTTGCTGCTCTGAAGCGTTACTTGCCGTCGTCTGAGTTTGATGACTCGGATAATGAGTCGTCGGACTTGCCGTTCGACTCGTTTACGTGCGATAACTTCCGAATGTATGAGTTTAAGATACGGAAGTGCGTGCGTGGGAGGTCACATGACTGGACTGAGTGTCCGTATGCTCATCCCGGTGAGAAGGCTCGTCGGAGGGATCCCCGGAAGTTTCATTATTCCGGCACTGCGTGCCCGGAGTTTCGCCGTGGGAGCTGCCGGAAGGGGGACTCTTGCGAGTACGCGCATGGTGTGTTTGAGTGCTGGTTACACCCTGCTCGCTACAGGACTCAACCTTGCAAGGATGGGCCCCACTGTAAACGCCGTGTTTGCTTCTTTGCTCACTCCCCTGAGCAGCTAAGGGTCCTTCCTTCTCTCTCCACCGAGTCACCCCCGATTCGTCTCGGTTATGACTCAGTTGACGAGGTTGGACTGGGCGGCGGTTCTGGGTTGTCTTCTTATACGCAGGAGCAGCTTCGAGTTCTTCCTCCTCTTCCCGAGTCGCCACCGAGTTATGGACGACTCGGGAGTGAGTCAATGAACGGGTTTGTGGGTTCGCCGCCGATGAAGCTGGGGTTCAACGGGTATTCTCCGACGTCGGTGTTCGACTCGTTTCCTGACTCACCGCCAATGTCTCCAAGGTATGCATCACCTAACTCGGTGAATGAACTCTCAAATGCGATGAGGGGACTGCAGTTGGGAAAGCTAGGAGTGGGACCGAGAAACTTATGGGGGGTACAGATGGGTTCGCCAAGGAGTCCAAGAGGGTTCGTGTGTGGTAGTAGTTGTAGTGGTGTATCCGGTGGTCTCTGCGGTGGTGGAAGTTTACCAACCACCCCAACTCGGAACCCAACACGGTCTGGACTCGGGCTGTTTGACCTGTGGGATGTGAATATCGAGGAAGAGGTGCCAATGGAACGAGTTGAATCAGGGAACGGTCTGCGCGCAAGGATGTACGCAAAGCTGTGTAAAGAAAACTCACTTGATCATGACCGAGTCAACTCGGTGAGTCCAGGTCCAGACTTTGGTTGGGTATCTGAGTTAATTAAGTGA